The following coding sequences lie in one Microvirga sp. 17 mud 1-3 genomic window:
- a CDS encoding pseudoazurin has translation MRKVIMLGVLVAALGAAGAAGAAEVEVKMLNKGTEGVMVFEPALVKINPGDTVKFVAADKGHNVESIDAMTPEGGKAFVGKVNEELAITFDKPGAYGYKCKPHYGMGMVGLVVVGEPANLDQAKAAAHPGKAKQAFATLFDKLATTATAAK, from the coding sequence ATGCGCAAGGTCATCATGCTCGGCGTTCTCGTGGCGGCACTCGGAGCCGCTGGCGCAGCCGGCGCGGCCGAGGTCGAAGTAAAGATGCTCAACAAGGGCACCGAGGGCGTCATGGTGTTCGAGCCGGCGCTCGTGAAGATCAATCCGGGCGACACGGTGAAGTTCGTGGCGGCCGACAAGGGCCACAACGTCGAGAGCATCGACGCGATGACCCCCGAAGGCGGCAAGGCCTTCGTCGGCAAGGTCAACGAGGAACTCGCCATCACGTTCGATAAGCCCGGCGCCTATGGCTACAAGTGCAAGCCCCATTACGGAATGGGCATGGTCGGCCTCGTCGTGGTCGGCGAGCCGGCCAATCTCGATCAGGCCAAGGCGGCCGCCCATCCGGGCAAGGCCAAGCAGGCGTTCGCGACCCTCTTCGACAAGCTTGCCACCACGGCGACCGCCGCCAAGTAG
- a CDS encoding DUF1858 domain-containing protein — MPLEATQLVDDVMRKWPATIRVFLDHRMRCVGCPIACFHTIDDACREHGADCVAFMADLRAIVAREEARACTSPD; from the coding sequence ATGCCCCTCGAAGCGACCCAGCTCGTCGACGACGTGATGCGAAAATGGCCTGCAACGATCCGCGTCTTCCTCGATCACAGGATGCGCTGCGTCGGCTGCCCCATCGCGTGCTTCCATACCATCGACGATGCCTGCCGCGAGCACGGCGCGGATTGCGTGGCTTTCATGGCGGATCTTCGCGCCATCGTTGCCCGGGAAGAGGCGCGGGCCTGCACGTCGCCGGACTAG
- a CDS encoding nitrous oxide reductase accessory protein NosL has product MKRIVLLAAFAGALALAGCNDQKTAEAPPPPQELTAVAIGHYCGMNVLEHAGPKGQIILASRKEPVWFSSARDAISFTMLPEEPKDIRAIYVSDMGKAPSWNEPGKTNWVDAKQAFFVIGSNAKGGMGADEAVPFSDKAAAEAFATKNGGRVMAFADVPSDYVLGAPEAAGAPEEPSVTGAQGGHEGHGAPAAPKTDHAH; this is encoded by the coding sequence ATGAAGCGTATCGTCCTCCTCGCGGCTTTCGCGGGTGCCCTGGCACTGGCAGGCTGCAACGATCAGAAGACCGCTGAGGCTCCGCCGCCTCCCCAGGAGCTGACGGCGGTGGCCATCGGCCATTATTGCGGCATGAACGTCCTGGAGCACGCAGGACCCAAGGGGCAGATCATCCTGGCCAGCCGCAAGGAGCCGGTCTGGTTCTCGTCGGCGCGGGACGCGATCTCGTTCACGATGCTGCCTGAGGAGCCGAAGGATATCCGTGCGATCTACGTATCCGACATGGGCAAGGCGCCCTCATGGAACGAGCCGGGCAAGACCAATTGGGTCGACGCGAAGCAGGCCTTCTTCGTGATCGGAAGCAACGCGAAGGGCGGCATGGGTGCCGACGAGGCCGTGCCGTTCTCCGACAAGGCGGCGGCGGAGGCCTTTGCGACCAAGAACGGCGGCCGCGTCATGGCCTTCGCGGACGTGCCGAGCGACTACGTTCTCGGAGCTCCCGAGGCAGCCGGGGCTCCAGAGGAGCCCAGTGTCACCGGCGCCCAAGGGGGCCATGAAGGCCACGGCGCCCCTGCCGCACCCAAGACCGACCATGCACATTGA
- a CDS encoding NnrS family protein, with translation MAPIPRLRDYKGPALLSYGFRPFFLFGSLYAGLAILAWLPMFYGELSLSTAFAPRDWHIHEMLYGYLTAVVTGFLLTAVPNWTGRLPLQGRPLLVLVLVWAAGRVAVTVSAWIGWELAAVIDNAFLLLVAAALGREILKGKNWRNLKVLIALAVLFVGNVVFHLESHFVSVTEYGTRLGIAATMMLIMLIGGRILPSFTRNWLARANPGRLPAPFGTFDIVSMVAAGVALLAWTFMPFGPLTGALLIAAGLLQAARLGRWAGDRTWRDRLVLILHVAYAFVPLGFVLTGLAALELLPTGAGIHAWTGGAMGVMTLAVMSRASLGHTGRALVASTATQILYGFVVVAALARVCAAVHPAWSDPLLHLAGGAWAAAFIGFAIAYWAVFTRPRLSA, from the coding sequence ATGGCTCCGATCCCACGCCTGCGGGACTACAAGGGACCTGCGCTTCTCTCCTACGGCTTCCGTCCGTTCTTCCTGTTCGGCTCCCTCTATGCGGGCCTCGCGATTCTGGCTTGGCTGCCGATGTTCTATGGGGAATTGTCCCTGTCGACGGCATTCGCGCCCCGCGACTGGCACATCCACGAGATGCTCTACGGTTATCTCACGGCCGTGGTGACGGGCTTCCTCCTGACGGCGGTCCCGAACTGGACCGGGCGCCTTCCGCTCCAGGGGCGGCCTCTGCTGGTGCTGGTGCTGGTCTGGGCTGCCGGGCGCGTGGCCGTCACGGTCTCGGCCTGGATCGGATGGGAGCTCGCGGCCGTCATCGACAATGCCTTCCTGCTTCTCGTGGCGGCCGCCTTGGGCCGTGAGATCCTCAAAGGAAAGAACTGGCGCAACCTCAAGGTCCTGATCGCGCTCGCGGTCCTCTTCGTGGGCAATGTCGTGTTCCACCTGGAATCGCATTTCGTCAGTGTCACCGAATACGGCACCCGCCTGGGGATTGCCGCCACCATGATGCTGATCATGCTCATCGGCGGGCGCATCCTGCCCAGCTTCACGCGCAACTGGCTCGCGCGCGCCAATCCTGGCCGGTTGCCGGCGCCCTTCGGGACCTTCGACATCGTCTCCATGGTGGCGGCCGGCGTGGCGCTTCTCGCCTGGACCTTCATGCCCTTTGGGCCGCTGACCGGAGCGCTCCTGATCGCGGCCGGCCTGCTCCAGGCGGCGCGCCTCGGACGCTGGGCCGGGGACCGCACCTGGCGGGACCGGCTCGTCCTGATCCTGCACGTCGCCTATGCGTTCGTGCCGCTCGGTTTCGTCCTGACCGGCCTTGCAGCATTGGAACTCCTGCCCACGGGCGCCGGCATCCATGCCTGGACCGGCGGCGCCATGGGGGTGATGACTCTGGCCGTGATGTCGCGGGCGAGCCTCGGACATACCGGGAGAGCCCTCGTCGCCTCGACCGCCACCCAGATCCTTTACGGTTTCGTGGTCGTCGCTGCGCTCGCGCGGGTCTGTGCCGCGGTCCATCCTGCCTGGAGCGACCCGCTGCTGCATCTGGCCGGCGGCGCCTGGGCGGCAGCCTTTATCGGCTTTGCGATCGCCTATTGGGCGGTGTTCACCCGGCCGCGGCTTTCCGCTTGA
- a CDS encoding ABC transporter permease subunit gives MRNILIVARKEIQEGLRNRWVLATTLLLAALALSLTFLGSAPTGTVGVRALDVVIVSLSSLTIFLLPLIALLISHDAIVGEMERGTMLLLLSYPVARWQVLLGKFVGHLSILAFATLLGYGAAAGALAATGTAIDRESWVAFASMIGSSILLGSAFIAVGYLVSALVRERGTAGGIAIGIWLLFVLIYDMALLGLLVVDQGQVVSGPLLNALLLLNPTDAYRLFNLTGFANIGSFSGMAGVAQNAALSPSVLLATLLAWALVPLSLAAFAFSRREL, from the coding sequence ATGAGAAACATCCTGATCGTCGCCCGCAAGGAAATTCAGGAAGGCCTGCGCAATCGCTGGGTCCTCGCCACGACGCTGCTCCTGGCAGCGCTTGCCCTCTCGCTCACCTTCCTGGGCAGCGCGCCGACCGGTACTGTTGGCGTCAGGGCACTCGACGTGGTGATCGTAAGCCTTTCCAGCCTCACGATCTTCCTTCTGCCGCTCATTGCCCTGCTGATCTCGCATGACGCCATCGTGGGCGAGATGGAGCGCGGCACCATGCTGCTTCTGCTGAGCTATCCCGTCGCGCGCTGGCAGGTGCTCCTCGGCAAGTTCGTGGGCCATCTGTCCATCCTGGCATTCGCGACCCTCTTGGGCTACGGCGCGGCCGCCGGTGCGCTGGCGGCGACCGGCACGGCCATCGACCGGGAGAGCTGGGTGGCCTTCGCGTCCATGATCGGGTCCTCGATCCTGCTCGGATCCGCCTTCATCGCGGTAGGCTATCTGGTCAGTGCCTTGGTCCGGGAGCGCGGCACCGCCGGCGGGATCGCCATCGGCATCTGGCTTCTCTTCGTGCTGATCTACGATATGGCGCTTCTCGGTCTGCTCGTGGTCGACCAGGGGCAGGTCGTGTCTGGTCCGCTTCTGAACGCCCTGCTCCTGCTCAACCCGACCGATGCCTATCGCCTGTTCAACCTGACGGGCTTCGCCAATATCGGGTCGTTTTCCGGCATGGCCGGGGTTGCCCAGAACGCGGCCCTGAGCCCATCCGTCCTGCTCGCGACGCTTCTGGCCTGGGCCCTTGTCCCGCTGTCGCTCGCGGCCTTTGCGTTCTCCAGGAGAGAGTTATGA
- a CDS encoding NnrU family protein — protein sequence MIEFCIALAAFLVAHLIPASPGLRAGLIAHMGRTTYLVAYSMLSLALLGWLIVAARRAETVWLWDPAPWQWHVPFIVMPIAAFLLVAGLTEPNPLSISFHSGKTPGAITAVTRHPALWAFLLWALAHIPPNGTLVALLLFGTMAAFSLIGFVLLDARARKRLGPERWRALSAGTSVIPFAALVAGKAPWSALSRLVLPALVAAALYLWFVFQGHALLIGVDPLAGLMTG from the coding sequence ATGATCGAGTTCTGCATCGCACTGGCGGCCTTCCTGGTGGCTCATCTTATTCCGGCAAGCCCTGGGCTGCGTGCCGGACTGATCGCCCACATGGGCAGGACCACCTATCTCGTCGCCTATTCGATGCTCTCGCTCGCCCTCCTGGGCTGGCTCATCGTGGCGGCGCGGCGGGCCGAGACCGTTTGGCTCTGGGATCCGGCGCCGTGGCAATGGCATGTTCCGTTCATCGTCATGCCCATCGCGGCCTTCCTTCTCGTCGCTGGTCTAACGGAGCCCAACCCGCTCTCGATCTCGTTCCACAGCGGCAAGACACCCGGCGCGATCACGGCCGTCACGCGGCATCCGGCTCTGTGGGCATTCCTTCTCTGGGCGCTTGCGCATATTCCGCCGAACGGGACCCTGGTCGCCCTGCTGCTCTTCGGCACCATGGCGGCCTTCTCGCTCATCGGCTTCGTGCTTCTGGACGCCAGGGCCCGCAAGCGCCTTGGGCCGGAGCGCTGGCGCGCCCTGAGCGCCGGGACCTCGGTCATCCCCTTCGCGGCGCTCGTCGCCGGGAAAGCTCCATGGAGCGCCCTCTCCCGGCTGGTCCTGCCCGCCCTGGTCGCCGCCGCCCTTTATCTCTGGTTCGTCTTCCAGGGGCATGCGCTTCTCATCGGCGTCGACCCCCTTGCGGGCCTTATGACAGGATGA
- a CDS encoding FAD:protein FMN transferase has product MSPLLSRRRVIGISAAAAGLSLLPFGRAARAEARLVTWQGHAMGAVATLQIHHHDRATAERLVERSLAELRRMEEIFSLYRDDSTLSVLNRQGMLVAPPAELVALLEECGRYGALTGGAFDPTVQALWTLYRDHFTAPGADPRGPSEASVGSALERVGFGHIAFDRNRIAFAHRGMGLTLNGIAQGYVTDRVVDILREGGITSSLVDMGESRAIGAHPDGSPWRVGIADPDHPERVDAVLEAVDRAVATSGAYGFRFDPDGRFNHLLDPRTGSSARLYRSVTVVMPTATAADALSTAFSLLPEEAIAETLRRIGTGEVRLTTDSGEKRTILAA; this is encoded by the coding sequence ATGTCCCCTCTCCTCTCCCGCAGGCGGGTTATCGGAATCAGCGCGGCGGCGGCGGGCCTGAGCCTTCTGCCGTTCGGACGGGCGGCGCGGGCTGAGGCCCGGCTCGTGACGTGGCAGGGCCACGCGATGGGCGCGGTGGCCACCTTGCAGATCCATCACCATGACCGCGCCACTGCCGAGCGGCTCGTCGAGCGCTCGCTCGCGGAGCTGCGCCGCATGGAGGAGATCTTTAGTCTCTACAGGGACGATTCCACCCTGTCGGTGCTCAACAGGCAGGGAATGCTCGTCGCGCCGCCGGCCGAGCTCGTGGCGCTCCTCGAGGAATGTGGCCGCTACGGCGCGCTGACTGGCGGCGCCTTCGACCCCACCGTGCAGGCTCTCTGGACCCTCTATCGCGACCACTTCACGGCGCCTGGCGCGGATCCTCGCGGGCCGTCGGAGGCGTCCGTGGGATCGGCACTGGAGCGGGTCGGGTTCGGGCATATCGCGTTCGACCGCAACCGCATCGCCTTCGCGCATCGCGGCATGGGGCTGACCCTGAACGGCATCGCGCAGGGCTACGTAACCGACCGGGTCGTCGACATCCTGCGGGAGGGCGGCATCACCAGCAGCCTCGTCGACATGGGCGAGAGCCGGGCCATCGGCGCGCATCCGGACGGCTCACCCTGGCGGGTCGGCATTGCCGATCCGGACCATCCGGAGCGGGTCGACGCGGTTCTGGAGGCGGTCGACCGGGCGGTGGCGACATCAGGAGCCTACGGCTTCCGCTTCGATCCGGACGGGCGCTTCAATCATCTGCTCGATCCGCGCACCGGTTCCTCCGCCCGGTTGTACCGGAGCGTTACGGTCGTCATGCCCACGGCAACGGCAGCCGACGCTCTTTCAACCGCCTTCAGCCTTCTGCCCGAGGAAGCAATCGCCGAAACCCTGCGCCGGATCGGAACAGGCGAAGTCCGCCTGACGACGGACAGCGGCGAAAAGCGCACCATTCTGGCGGCCTGA
- the ccoG gene encoding cytochrome c oxidase accessory protein CcoG, producing MAPVSMATLDISFKPERAHLRRPKRGVIAERVVPQAVRGRYRRLKWAALILCLTIYYILPFVRWERGPGQPGQAVLFDMERGRLYAFFIEIWPQEVYYLTGLLVLATLVLIWINAVAGRIWCGYFCPQTVWTDLFLLVERAIEGDRRERLKKRDAPLTVRRILEIGLKHAAWILVSMATGGAFVLYFADAPTLVGDMVTGRASAIAYAWVVILTGTTYVLAGFAREQVCTWMCPWPRLQGAIWDPEALTVNYRDYRGEPRGSAKKAAELRAKGEPAGDCVDCLQCVNVCPIGIDIREGPNFACINCGLCVDACDGVMAKLDRPRGLIDYEAWANIERERSGQPARRRVVRTKTVALGLAIVALAAAMGVGLALRGDAKIAVIHDRNPVAVRLSDGRTRNGYTVRLYNKADNERSFRLAVSGLTDAAIEVVGHDAAVSVASDATRELRVLVSSAEGERRSIAFVATDLASGRAVTAQDMFIPSEGGR from the coding sequence ATGGCACCCGTTTCGATGGCGACTCTCGACATCAGCTTCAAGCCGGAGCGCGCCCATCTGCGCAGACCCAAGCGCGGCGTCATCGCGGAGCGGGTCGTTCCCCAGGCGGTCCGGGGGCGCTATCGCCGCCTGAAATGGGCAGCCCTCATTCTCTGTCTGACCATTTACTACATTCTGCCCTTCGTGCGCTGGGAGCGGGGACCCGGCCAGCCCGGGCAGGCGGTCCTCTTCGACATGGAGCGGGGCCGCCTCTATGCCTTTTTCATCGAGATCTGGCCGCAGGAGGTCTATTACCTCACGGGCCTCCTGGTCCTGGCGACCCTCGTGCTCATCTGGATCAACGCTGTCGCCGGGCGGATCTGGTGCGGGTATTTCTGCCCCCAGACGGTCTGGACCGACCTGTTCCTGCTCGTCGAGCGCGCGATCGAGGGCGACCGCCGGGAGCGCCTGAAAAAGCGCGACGCTCCCCTCACGGTGCGTCGCATTCTTGAGATCGGCCTCAAGCACGCAGCCTGGATCCTCGTCTCCATGGCGACGGGTGGTGCCTTCGTGCTGTATTTCGCCGATGCGCCGACCCTCGTGGGCGACATGGTCACGGGCCGAGCCTCGGCCATCGCTTATGCGTGGGTCGTCATCCTGACGGGCACGACCTATGTGCTCGCCGGTTTTGCCCGCGAGCAGGTCTGCACCTGGATGTGCCCGTGGCCCCGGCTCCAGGGCGCCATCTGGGACCCGGAGGCGCTGACCGTCAATTATCGGGACTATAGGGGCGAACCGCGCGGCTCTGCCAAGAAGGCCGCCGAGCTGCGGGCGAAGGGCGAGCCGGCCGGGGATTGCGTCGATTGCCTGCAATGCGTGAATGTCTGTCCCATCGGCATCGATATCAGGGAGGGACCGAATTTCGCTTGCATCAATTGCGGCCTCTGCGTCGATGCCTGCGACGGCGTCATGGCCAAGCTCGACCGTCCGCGCGGCCTCATCGACTACGAGGCCTGGGCCAATATCGAGCGGGAGCGCAGCGGGCAGCCCGCCCGCCGGCGCGTGGTCCGCACGAAGACAGTCGCGCTCGGCCTCGCCATCGTGGCGCTTGCGGCCGCGATGGGCGTTGGTCTCGCACTGCGCGGCGATGCTAAGATCGCCGTCATCCACGACCGTAACCCGGTCGCAGTTCGTTTGTCCGACGGGCGCACGCGCAACGGTTACACGGTGCGGCTCTATAACAAGGCCGACAATGAGCGCTCGTTCCGGCTCGCCGTGAGCGGCCTCACTGACGCAGCCATCGAGGTGGTGGGTCATGATGCAGCCGTGAGCGTGGCATCGGATGCGACCCGCGAACTGCGTGTGCTCGTGTCCTCCGCTGAGGGCGAGAGACGGTCCATCGCCTTTGTGGCGACCGATCTCGCGTCCGGGCGGGCCGTGACCGCGCAGGACATGTTCATTCCAAGCGAAGGAGGCCGCTGA
- a CDS encoding metal-sulfur cluster assembly factor yields MTRPAKASREPQSLDPVVLEGLADVMDPEIGLSVVDLGLVYRAAQSPEGVEVALTLTTRACPLGEMIVEEARDSLAHRFPEIPRIDVHLVWDPVWSPDFITPRGHELLGRSPRKTF; encoded by the coding sequence ATGACCCGACCTGCCAAGGCCTCCAGGGAGCCGCAATCCCTCGATCCGGTGGTTCTCGAGGGCCTGGCGGACGTCATGGACCCGGAGATCGGCCTCAGCGTAGTCGATCTCGGCCTGGTCTATCGGGCCGCTCAATCTCCGGAGGGTGTCGAGGTCGCCCTGACCCTCACGACCCGGGCCTGCCCGCTCGGCGAGATGATCGTGGAGGAAGCGCGCGACAGCCTCGCGCATCGCTTCCCGGAGATTCCCCGCATCGATGTCCATCTGGTCTGGGACCCCGTCTGGAGCCCGGATTTCATCACCCCCCGCGGCCACGAACTGCTCGGCCGCTCACCGAGAAAGACCTTTTGA
- a CDS encoding ABC transporter ATP-binding protein, which produces MTETVAVHEVVKRFGKVEAVRDVSFTLHEGETVALVGHNGAGKTTLMKLMLGLIRPSAGRIQVLGDDPAAGEFAARRRVGYLPENVSFNAALTGRETLAFYARLKREPQETVMPLLDRVGLTHAAGRRVGTYSKGMRQRLGLAQALLGEPRVLLLDEPTTGLDPALRQSFYEIVGELRARGATVLLSSHALTELEERAGRVVIMNRGIKVADGTLDELRRIARLPTRIRLKVAENGIETVSGWLGSADPWRRVNGHMVEIDAAPDRKIEVLRRATGPGAPVEDLEVMPPTLDELYAHFLLSQEAAR; this is translated from the coding sequence ATGACCGAGACAGTGGCGGTCCATGAGGTCGTCAAACGCTTCGGCAAGGTCGAGGCGGTTCGCGACGTGTCCTTCACGCTGCACGAGGGCGAGACGGTGGCGCTCGTCGGCCATAACGGCGCCGGCAAGACGACCCTGATGAAGCTCATGCTGGGCCTGATCCGGCCGAGCGCCGGCCGCATTCAGGTGCTGGGCGACGACCCGGCCGCCGGAGAATTCGCGGCCCGCCGGCGGGTGGGCTACCTGCCCGAGAACGTGTCCTTCAATGCGGCGCTGACCGGGCGCGAGACCCTGGCCTTCTATGCCCGTCTTAAGCGGGAGCCGCAGGAAACTGTGATGCCACTCCTCGACCGGGTGGGCCTGACCCATGCGGCCGGCCGACGCGTCGGCACCTATTCCAAGGGCATGCGCCAGCGCCTAGGGCTCGCCCAGGCGCTTCTGGGAGAGCCCCGGGTGCTCCTGCTCGACGAGCCGACCACCGGTCTCGACCCGGCCCTGCGCCAGAGCTTCTACGAGATCGTCGGGGAGCTGCGCGCTCGCGGCGCCACGGTTCTGCTCTCGTCCCATGCCCTTACGGAGCTCGAGGAGCGCGCCGGACGGGTCGTCATCATGAACCGCGGTATCAAGGTGGCAGACGGGACTCTCGACGAGCTGCGCCGCATCGCCCGCCTGCCCACGCGCATCCGCCTGAAAGTCGCCGAGAACGGGATCGAAACGGTCTCGGGCTGGCTCGGATCGGCTGATCCGTGGCGGAGGGTCAACGGCCACATGGTTGAAATCGACGCGGCGCCGGACCGGAAGATCGAGGTGCTGCGCCGCGCCACCGGCCCTGGAGCCCCGGTCGAGGACCTGGAGGTCATGCCGCCGACCCTCGACGAGCTCTATGCCCATTTCCTCCTGTCGCAGGAGGCGGCACGATGA
- a CDS encoding nitrous oxide reductase family maturation protein NosD: MVPIRTYACMGLAAVFAASPLSPALAARIVVPPGEGDLQAVLDRAADGDTIVLKAGEHRGPIRLKHPLVLEGEKGAILNGPGQGSVVTIQAPSAIVRGLTIRGSGLDLPQMDSGVFVEKSASGAVVEDNLIEGNLYGIYLHGAENSVARGNRIVGLQEGRVNEAGNGVSVWNAPGAKVLGNDISYGRDGIFVVTSKNNIFSRNRFHDLRFAVHYMYTNDSEISDNVSSGNTVGYAIMFSHRLKVTGNVSDGDRDHGFLFNYANYSQIVGNTVLGRLQPAERWATSGMRTSDAKEHGLPQPGETELDMGEGARPGPTKCVFIYNANRNSFRDNWFEGCEIGIHFTAGSEGNEIVGNAFVKNRNQVKYVGTRFLDWSKGGRGNYWSDNPAFDLNGDGLGDSAYRPNDLVDKVLWTAPQAKVLMNSPAVQVIRWAQAQFPALLPGGVVDSHPLMRPPMAVPARPKLAAGAQP, from the coding sequence ATGGTTCCGATCCGCACATATGCGTGCATGGGGCTGGCGGCGGTCTTCGCCGCCAGCCCCCTCTCCCCCGCTTTGGCCGCACGGATTGTGGTCCCGCCCGGAGAAGGAGACCTGCAGGCCGTCCTCGACCGGGCAGCCGACGGCGACACCATCGTCCTGAAGGCTGGCGAGCATCGAGGCCCTATCCGCCTGAAGCATCCTCTGGTCCTCGAAGGCGAGAAGGGTGCGATCTTGAACGGCCCTGGCCAGGGCAGCGTCGTCACGATCCAGGCGCCGAGCGCCATCGTCCGCGGGCTGACGATCCGCGGCTCAGGTCTCGACCTGCCGCAGATGGATTCAGGCGTGTTTGTCGAGAAATCCGCATCCGGAGCGGTGGTCGAGGACAACCTCATCGAGGGCAATCTCTACGGCATCTACTTGCACGGGGCCGAGAATTCCGTCGCACGCGGCAACCGAATCGTCGGCCTGCAGGAGGGCCGCGTGAACGAGGCGGGCAATGGCGTCTCGGTCTGGAATGCCCCCGGCGCCAAGGTGCTCGGCAACGATATCAGCTATGGGCGTGACGGCATCTTCGTGGTGACCAGCAAGAACAATATCTTCAGCCGCAACCGCTTCCACGACCTGCGTTTCGCGGTCCATTACATGTACACCAACGACAGCGAGATTTCGGACAACGTGTCGTCCGGCAACACGGTCGGCTACGCGATCATGTTCTCCCACCGCCTGAAGGTCACCGGCAACGTCTCGGATGGGGACCGCGACCACGGCTTTCTGTTCAACTATGCCAATTATTCGCAGATCGTCGGCAATACGGTGCTGGGCCGCCTTCAGCCGGCCGAGCGCTGGGCGACCTCCGGCATGCGGACGAGTGACGCGAAGGAACACGGCCTTCCGCAGCCCGGTGAGACCGAGCTCGACATGGGCGAAGGAGCACGTCCTGGCCCTACGAAATGCGTGTTCATCTACAATGCCAACAGAAACAGCTTCCGTGACAACTGGTTCGAAGGCTGTGAAATCGGGATCCATTTCACGGCCGGCTCCGAAGGCAACGAGATCGTCGGCAATGCCTTCGTGAAGAACCGGAACCAGGTGAAATACGTCGGCACCCGGTTTCTCGACTGGTCCAAGGGCGGGCGCGGCAATTACTGGAGCGACAACCCCGCCTTCGACCTGAATGGCGACGGCCTGGGCGACAGCGCCTACCGGCCGAACGATCTCGTGGACAAGGTGCTCTGGACGGCGCCGCAGGCCAAAGTGCTCATGAACAGCCCCGCCGTACAGGTGATCCGCTGGGCACAGGCCCAGTTCCCGGCACTGCTGCCGGGCGGCGTGGTCGACAGCCATCCCCTTATGCGTCCTCCCATGGCGGTGCCGGCGCGTCCCAAACTCGCCGCAGGAGCCCAGCCATGA
- a CDS encoding DUF2249 domain-containing protein yields the protein MTETVIDVRQIVPRMRHPLIFQTFDQLAPGEAFLLVNDHDPRPLFYQFNVARPGEFGWDYQEEGPDLWRIRISRAA from the coding sequence GTGACCGAAACCGTCATCGACGTCCGGCAGATCGTGCCGCGGATGCGCCATCCCCTGATCTTCCAGACCTTCGACCAGCTGGCGCCCGGTGAGGCCTTCCTGCTCGTGAACGACCACGACCCGCGGCCCCTGTTCTACCAGTTCAATGTTGCGCGGCCGGGGGAGTTCGGGTGGGATTACCAGGAAGAAGGCCCGGACCTCTGGAGAATCCGGATCAGCCGCGCTGCCTGA
- a CDS encoding Crp/Fnr family transcriptional regulator, which produces MASLDRSLVAGLPMFAGLPSDDLDQILREAQSIRYPKGTPVFQQDEEAHSFFVLLHGHLRVMKVTPEGQQVVVRFVTPGELFGIAIAMGRPRYPATALAIVDSIALVWPSAAWSRLVAKHPSLAVNTLQTVGNRLQDAHTRVVEISTEQVEKRVAHALLRLAHQAGRKSEDGIQIDFPISRQDVAEMTGTTLHTVSRILSSWEERGLVESGRQRITIRDPHKLFLLAEGTPT; this is translated from the coding sequence ATGGCGAGCCTAGACAGATCCCTCGTGGCCGGCCTGCCCATGTTCGCCGGGCTACCGTCCGACGATCTCGACCAGATCCTGCGCGAGGCGCAATCGATCCGGTATCCCAAAGGCACGCCAGTGTTCCAGCAGGACGAGGAGGCGCATTCCTTCTTCGTGCTGCTTCACGGGCATCTGCGCGTCATGAAGGTGACGCCGGAGGGCCAGCAGGTGGTGGTCCGCTTCGTCACGCCCGGGGAATTGTTCGGAATCGCCATAGCCATGGGCCGGCCACGCTATCCCGCGACGGCCCTTGCGATCGTGGACAGCATCGCGCTCGTCTGGCCCTCTGCCGCATGGTCGCGCCTTGTCGCCAAGCATCCCTCGCTTGCGGTCAACACCCTCCAGACGGTCGGAAACCGACTCCAGGACGCCCATACGCGCGTCGTCGAGATCTCGACCGAGCAGGTCGAGAAGCGCGTGGCCCACGCCCTGCTACGTCTGGCCCATCAGGCCGGCCGGAAGAGCGAGGACGGTATCCAGATCGACTTTCCGATCTCGCGGCAGGATGTCGCGGAGATGACCGGGACCACGCTCCACACCGTGAGCCGGATTCTGAGCAGCTGGGAGGAGCGGGGCCTCGTCGAGAGCGGGCGTCAGCGGATCACGATCCGCGATCCGCACAAGCTCTTCCTGCTTGCCGAAGGCACGCCGACCTGA